In Candidatus Cloacimonadota bacterium, the DNA window TTAAAATCAGCAACATCTACTTGCCCGGTGAAATAATTTTACATCAATGATTATATATTCTACTTATGTTCAATTTAACGAAAAGGAGGATAAAAAGATGCCTGTTCGACAAGACATTACCATTGAAAAGATTTATAAAATGGTAGTTGATTTACAGCGTGAAGTTACTCTAATAAAGAGAGGTCTTATGGAAGAACCTGAGTTACGTGATGAGTTGATCATACGGATGAGAGATATTGACCTTGAAGAAGCAGTTATGGTCAAAAACTTCAGCAAAAGATATGGATTAAAATAGTGTATAAACTTGCAATTAAGAAAAACCTTGATGGGAAATTTAAGAAGCTCAAGAAACAAGACAGAGAAATGCTTGTGCTAATTGATAGAAAAGTACAAGAGATACTTAATAATCCTTACCGTTTCAAGCCATTAAGAAAGCCTTTACAAAACAAGCGAAGGGTTCACATAGGCAGATCTTTTGTGTTGATATATGAAGTTAACAAAGATGAAAAGATAGTAACACTACTTGATTTTGACCACCATGACAATATTTATAAAACATAGTATGTGCCACTTTGTTAAGTTACAAAGGCAGCAACACCCCGCCCCCAAAAGATTAAAGACCAAAGACCATCCACCTTTGTTATGACTACGGTGAACAAGAAGATTAAAGAGCAAAGCAAAAAGCAAAAAGCAAAAAGCAGAAAGTTTACCCCGTTAAATTTCTTCTTGTATTTAACTGGGGCAGAAAGATAAAAAATGATGGAAAAATTAGAACTTGATGATCATATCAAAAATAATCCTCTTTTGTATAAATCTTTTTTGCTTGCCCTGGAAATAACTAAAATATATAAATTTTTAACTAAAGAAAGGCATGAGTATATAATGTCCAAACAACGATAAATAAATTTAAAATTTAAAATTATAAATTTAAAATGGAGGAAATAATTATGGATTATAAAAAACATTTAGAATATATAAATAAAAATCCAATTCTGAAGAAATCTTTTAATTTTGGTGTAGATATTATAAAATTATGCAAGGATATACGTATAAAATATAAAGAGTATAGTCTTGCTGATCAACTACTAAAATCTGGTACTTCAATTGGCGCTAACGCCAACGAAGCAGTTATCGGTTCATCAAAAAGAGATTTTATTAACAAAATGAATATTTCCTTAAAGGAAGCTTATGAAACACGCTACTGGTTATTATTATTAGCGGAAGTTGATTATATTCAAAAACCTGAATATTATCTAGATAAACTTGATGAAATAATCCGAATGTTAGTAAAAATCGTAAAAACTTCTAAGGAAAGTGAAAATGTTTAAAAACAAAATATTTTACATTTTACATTTTACATTTTACATTCTGTTAATTATTACACTTGTTTCATGTTCAACCAGCACCCAAACTGGCAACTTAAGTGGAACTATCCACCTCTCTGTCCAAGAAGACCACTC includes these proteins:
- a CDS encoding type II toxin-antitoxin system mRNA interferase toxin, RelE/StbE family gives rise to the protein MYKLAIKKNLDGKFKKLKKQDREMLVLIDRKVQEILNNPYRFKPLRKPLQNKRRVHIGRSFVLIYEVNKDEKIVTLLDFDHHDNIYKT
- a CDS encoding four helix bundle protein; its protein translation is MDYKKHLEYINKNPILKKSFNFGVDIIKLCKDIRIKYKEYSLADQLLKSGTSIGANANEAVIGSSKRDFINKMNISLKEAYETRYWLLLLAEVDYIQKPEYYLDKLDEIIRMLVKIVKTSKESENV